The stretch of DNA AACCAGTTGGTTTTGGGACCCTTAAGGATCTTAATTAAGATTCAATTATTTGTGACGCATGTGAAAATAAAGCTTTACTGTAGagaaaataaaacctaattctTGCTTCAAATAGTTCTGTTCCACCaccaaaataatgaatttttttttttttgaaaacggatttgttttaagtttcagtaaaatttgaaattagtctctcttaaaattttttaatcaatttagttattcatctttaaaaatgcgtgaatttagtccttttaaccaaattttgttaagttctttcaaacgcatttcatgatagtatttgaattgtttacaccatttgacacattttcgctttaatgttaattcaaatattatcataaaatgcgtttaaaatgtcaaataaaattaacaaaatttgataaaaaggaTTACattcacgtatttctaaagataaaagactaaattagtataaagtttcgaaaaatgatttaattccaaaatttactgaaacttgaggaattaaaaacatatttaacccttgttTTAAATACGTAGACAatgtaaacataaaaattatgcagctacttaattatttcttttaaaataaatcttatatattatgaaaattttaaatatgaagcCTCACAATAAGACTACATAAGAGAAAATGCAAACTCTAGTTGTTGACCTTGTTTTTTGGACTTTTCATTATTCATGGAATTAGACGGAGAAATTTGTAGTAAGAGTTAAAAGATACTGAATTATATATGACAGAAGTTGAATGCAACACcatgaaaagaaatttaaaatacacaGTAAATGacaaatatgtataaatatgaaattcttTCTCTTTGTGGAGACAAAGAAAGTGATGCTGaactcataaaaaaaaaataacagtgGGAACCACATTTATATTTTGAGGGCTCGAGGACAATACTTCCAAAACAAGTTTTTGTTTTAGACTTCAGATGCCACTAACCTACCACCCTCTTCCCCAGTTACCTTATCTTtgactttcttttttattcttacaCTAATTTAAAGTCAAAGTAAGATTTTATGGAACTGTTTCATCACCAAACAAATTACCATTATGCAAAGAAAAGGCTACACTATATTGAACTCCAAGCTATTCTCATacctattaatttttttttttgtggggtCGCCATATGTTGTGAAAATTCAAATGTTTAAAGTTGTGCAGCTTGGAGCATTGAACCTCATGGTTGCTGTTTTCTAGTCTTTGGGAAACCATTGTTACCCTAATTCTGATGTGTATTATGCTATGTTAACAAAGTTGAAAATTGTAGGATAATAGTGTTTTGAGTCTTGTTAAGATTGACCTAGGTTCTGgttaattaattactaattgGAAAGTTTCTTATCTTGTAACAACTATCCTTGGAACACTAATTCGTGATTGTCATTCTTTTATAACTGGAAAATGCACACAATATCCGACTAATCTActagattaaataaataaacaagcaCTCGGCATCATAAACAGTTTCATTGACTTCAAAGGTATCACTTAAGTATACTCTATATTGTGTTGACCGGTTGGAGGGTTGGGTCATGATTAGACCTACCTTGATCAAAGTCTCATGAATCCACCGATCAGTTGACGAACAAGAACATTGAATAAGGAGCAATACAGGAAGGATAATTGACTTTCGTATCatgttgagaaatgaattttaagtctaattcgaTCTAACAAAACTAGCTTGTAAGGTACGATttgtacttttttatatattataaattgaccttatctctagtcgacgTACAAGACCAATAAACTTTGGATGACTTTAATATCATCTTAAGAAGTGAACTTAAACCTAACCTAACCTTACAAACCTACTTGTGAGATGATTTTTGAATTCACTTTTTATCTTTGGTGGGATTTCCAACCATTTGTACAAAAATTATGAACTTGAAAGTAGCAACTTATGCAATGCCAAATCCAAAATACAAGATGTATAATTCCTTGATGACAATTTGTTGACCTTTTATCTCTTATTCTGGCATGTCCGAAATACAAGATGTATACTTCCTTAATGACAATTTAGGGACCTTTTACCTCCAATTGATAAAATGGAGACTCTGCTAAATTTTGATTTGTGCCATCAAAACCGAAGACTTGTATGATAAATTTGAGACTAGAAACGCTAGGAGGAACTTTGAGCTCAGAAACATAGAAACAGTTTACATGTGCTACCCCAAGATACTCCTGCACATGTTCTGATGCTGTGCTTTGATTACCATCTGCTACCTTTGGCAGTTTCTGCACATACACATTGTAGTGTTGAAATACAAacttttttccttctttcagCTTCCATGAAATTTTAACACTGAGGATCCTTGAATCCTGAGGAGGATGAGAAGTCCAATTGATGAATTCACCATCAACTAGCCATAAGGAAGAAACTGGAAAATCTGGCTTATAGTTGGAAGTCTTGACTGTGACATGACCAAGAACAGCAAAATAATCAGTTGAGGAAGCCACAGCAGCATGATCAGGACCTAATGGTCTTGATTTCAGTCCCATTTCTCTGGGTGGAACCTTTGGCCTGTAGCACAAAGCATGGATTTCtgtcagaacgtatcccttcaTTTCAATGGCACCTTCATTTATAACCCATCCAGGGGCCTTTCCCTTGTGTTCATTTGTTGTGACTACTTTGGTAAATGCACTTGACACATCATCCATTATTCCTTGTGAAGTGAGTAGCACAGACATTGATTTGTTCACAGTAGAGGTGAACTTGAGCACGATTCCCAGAGAAGAATTGCTATCAGATTTCACCTGCATTTGCCACAGACTTCATCTGTCAACTTGAATTCAAAGCAAGCAAGTTATATTTCTTTGTGTTAATCTTATTTCTCTGTTAATAAACTGATTCTTGAGAGTAAAAACggtaatgtttttaattaataatacgttttttctaacaaattcaaAGATAGATTGAGGAGCAGTTTGTTCAACAACAGGTGAAAGATGGCTTACAGAATAAAAGAAGTGGATGAGCGATTCGCTTAAAATGAACTCTCCTTCATAGATTCTCCTCATGAATTTAGTATCCTTTTCAAGAGATCCTTTGAATGTAATGTTTCCCCCTCCACTATATGATGCTTCTTTCAAGCTACATTATAAGCATCACAACAAATACTTGAGATGGTGTCTTAGTCTTTTGTATGGTTTGCCAATGACTCGTTAGTGTTCAATCTCCAATAGAAAACTCGAcattaattatatgaaatattcaatatacaACTGGGATTTCTAgctaaagaaaattataaaacatcaCTTACTCTACAAGAAGTTGAATAGGATTTGTACTAGAATCAGCAAACTCAAGGAGTGGCTGCACACAAATTTGTGAGTTAGGGTATAACTAAAGTAAGTAGTACTATAATAGTATAAGAAATGAACCCAATGAAGCATCATGGTTAACAAAAATGGCTGATATATTGTATGTCATTACAGGAAAACAAATTTGTCATTCAATCATGCATTTCAAATGTAATGTTTAGAGCCAACAAGAAGAAAATGTCTTAATGAAATGTATACCTGAATGCCTTGGGAAGAAATATTACACCAAGTAGCCTCTGATATTTGATCTCCATCAACTGAAATATGAAAACCGCGTCCCTGAAAGTAAAGAATGGCAAAATAAGCTACAGCCATTGTCTACTCAGTTAAGCTAAAGCCAAAAAggtgaaaaataaagaaagctCCCTTTTTTATGATGTTAAAATCACCATATTCATTCATCATCTGCCTCTGAGAGTTCACATTTTACTCTTAGAATTCTTTCTAATGAAATCAAATAACAAGGAAATCCGAGCAACTATTACAGTTCTTAACCTGATCAAAATTTGTGTAGAAGGGTAATGTTCTAAGATACTTTCGCACTATGCCCCAAGATTTTTCCACGAGACTCCACCAACTGCAATGCCAAATGCATGGCCATGATTATGGTGTCAATACTTTACCAttgacataaaagaaaattagcCTATATGAAACAGAAAGAAAACTACTTGATTTGTTTCTTAGTAATGCCTGAGTTTTGGTGAATCCTGTAAAGAAAGGGAAACAATGTTGGCAAATTTATATTACCGATTCTGTGCAGTTTCAAAATCTGGTGCTTGCTTAGTCTCGTAGACCCATCCAGGAGCAAATATTGCAGCAGAAACATCACCTTTTCTTACTACATCAAGAGCTCGGTTTGTCTGTCATGTccgtaatataaaaaattgagttCCAAAGAAGTTTCAAACTAGGACAATGAAACATAACTCGCAGctatgaaataaaaatgtatcaTACATTCCACTGTCCACCACCATATGTTCCCCTTCCAAATACATCAATCCCCATGTACACATCAAACTTTCTATCACCAGCAACAGAACCAGATCGACTTGGATAGTTTTCCTGCATGgtattcatataataataataacaaaattaacacCAGAAAGCATTAATCGACTAAATAAACAACAGTAGTGCATTATCATGCCAGGGGAATATAAGCAATACCTCCCATTCATAGTTTGCAAATAGCCCATCACATAGATCAAAGAAAGGTCTATTAAGTTCATTTAGTTCATTTTGATAATATAGATCACCTTCGATAGTGACACTGTCATACCTGCATGATCAAGCAAGTACATAATAAAAGTCAATTTCTTGAACCTTCCATTtcagtaaaaaaagaaaatccgCAAGAATTGTTTTGTGTCTTCATATTCTCACCATATCACTAGCGATCCAGGCACTGAAGAATGTGTTGTTAATGATAAATGGCTGATAAACTCTTTCAAATTAGGAATCTGTTTTGGTTGCAATTCTACCTCCATATTCAACTGCAATTGAGTAGTAGTATTTGAATCGTTGAAAAGAACAACAGAAAAAAAACATTGCTGCAAGGTAGCAGACAGACTAATTATGTATCTATCTTTAGTGTGTATAAAAAGTAAGTTATTACAAGCTTTATTTACAGCACAAACACTATATTTCGTTGCAGCAAAATTCATGTATTGTGTtccaaattcataaatattaaaacctaggcaagaaaaaaatagtcaatAGATGTTTATACAAACTCAAATAGTACCCAACAGAGATGAAAACTTGTTTACCAGCCACCCATCAAAGCCTAACTTAAAAGCCAGCTCTGCCAAGCGTTCTGCATACATTCGAGCAGACTCCTTTGTTGAAAGCAGTTTTTCACAGATAGCACTTCCCTTCTCTGACTCAGTGATAAAACTCCCCAACACCTAAGAGATTAAGGGTACAATTACAACAAACAAAGTTCATAACTCTGATATCATGTTAAGAAGTAGATTTCAAGTCTAACTCAACTTTatgaattcaatttataaagtgaaGTTTGCAACtagttatatattatgaaattattttatgtttaatcgATACAAGATTTTCAACTATTGTACCTTAACACCATGACGATGAGCTGCATTAGTCCAAGAAGGAGGAGGGAGTGTGACAAGGTTGTGAGAGAAGTAGACGAACACATCTATCAAATGCCAATGCCATATGGCATATGCATCTGCATTGGTTCCTCCTTGGACCCATTTATCATCCAAGTACCCTCCAGCCATATCATGGCACACAAGTATTCTTCTTCGATCAGGTAATGGTGCAGAATAGCCAGTTTCGATGGGAACTGAAGCTTTGTTAAAAGGGTAGTGAAAGGATTGATAGTAGGAGCCTGATTCCAGGTCCTGGAGTTCATGGATTGGATATGATATGGGCAATGAGGGCTGCTTAGGATCAAACTTGGACTTAGACATTGTTAGATAATGGTATGTTGTTTGTAGAAGAACGGAGTGTGTTTGGACTAAGAATGTGGACAAGTTATGTATGGAGTCGAAGAACTAAGTTATCAACACGGCAACACCAAGTCAGTCACCGTTTACTTGCATTGACTCCATGTGTCATGATGTTGATAACATTTATAGTCAATCTACAAACTTCAAAAGTTGCCTAATAATTTCCATATACCAATCTTCATAGCAATCACTACTTAGTACTTAGTAGTACGCTTCTTAAATTTTCctacttttaataataataataataattaaaaaggaaCTGGGTTGATTTATTCCTTGGCATCCGAACAACACACCCCTTTTGTCGGACCTTACCTTTTAAGTACAAGGGGTTAGAGTTACAGATACagagaattttaaaaaagaatcgCTTACCTAGTAAAGCACAATccgataatatatttataactattaatttatttcatatgacaataataaatacataaaaatgtatattttatacGTTTATAAGACATTGTATAATTGAATGGGATTataattttcttccattcaaacaaCTCCACTCTTCATTCTATTGTTTCTCATTTCCTTCCCTTTAACAGaatggaaattaaatttggGAGTGATGCAAACAttctaaaacaaaatatcaaatttctATATGATCGTAAACCTGATGCATTagctatatattttaaagtaattatgattaaataataaaatgacaaaTATTGTCATCTACCAAGCAAGATTAGAAAGCAAAAGATAAATAATGGTGATTCTTCTTTTAAAAGGCAAAAAGATAAAGGAGAAAGCAAAAGATAAATAACAGTGATTCATCttttaaaagggaaaaataaataaaggattaattatacatgtatattttactttaaaaacttTATGTTAAAGTGACAAATATTGCACatgtttattaataataaaaagaagaagaaaactatTGTGAGCAACTCAacttaattttacatattttacacaatttaagtgtttgatttcatatttaaaatatgagatttaaaatttacatattttacaataattagATTTCGCGTTTAAAGTCTTGAATTTAAACTTGAGACATAAAGAGTAAAAATCATTGAATCAACtagaaaaggaaataaaggaatgaaaagaaaaagattgtgaaataaaaagttaagaatAACTAAACCCAACCATATCATTAGGAAAcagaaaaagttaataaataatctTAGTAAAAGAAAACGACAAGAATATAGTTAAAGttatcatagatttttttttcttttttctactaATTTGTTTATTTGGAGAAAGATACAGACACCATATTCAAGCATGCACTAAAATTGGAAATTACAAAAGTTCCTTTAATTACAAGGGACGTAATTAACATGTACAATatttaagaaacaaattaattatctCTGACAATTGATAAGGAACATGAACATAAAGGGTGGAAGTTGGAGTTGTAAtcagttattattttaattaatattttagctGAGAGCAAGATCAAAACAAATTGTATTTGCATTCTTTGATGGAATTTTATCTTAGTtgaagtaaaataattaaaataaattttaattaattaattttaaaaatatcatgatAATAAAGTAGGTTAGTTTAGTGAGTGGGCCAGGTGAACAACAAACGTTTAGTACAACAAAATGGGTAAGCTTACAGATATATCTCTATATTTTGGTCCTGCAATCCCATAAATAAGGAAGTTCGTATTTTgctacttttaatttaaaagttagaaGAGATTCtcattatatgaaaaaaaaaatcgatcATATAATTCACAAgctatttaaaagaaatattttaatcatacaattttaaaatataaaataactttcaaattatataatctcATAGTCATATATAGATTGGAAAATTCCAAAAAGACAACACAAATTTTCACATTGATGGGGAGTGCGAGACTAAAATATGGACGTGTAATAAAACATTAccctttaattttttcaatttatcttttttagtGGGCTacgcatttttttttttactctctcTCAAACCCAATTAATTGTTGGGTCATGAATTTGCAGCAGATAGAGAGAAATGGACTGGGTCATCATTGATGTTggggggcttctccctgcaccccaAACCCTTTCTCCTGTACCCccaaaactttatatatttcCAGCTTTGCCTACAGTAAAAAGGTAACgaagaaagagaaaacacaGTAAAATGTCTTGCACCCCAGGGAAAACCACCTGACGCTCTGCACCCCCAAAACAAACCCCAGCAAGAATCTGATTCCCTCCACCCCATCAGGAATCTTTGACCTAGCGCATCATCTCTTCTCCCTCATTCTCCTCTTCTCCCACACAGCCTCCACACAATTCTTCTCTGGAGCGTCCACACAGTATTCATTTGTGGCCTCCCTTTTCTCGTTTTCTCGCGCAACTCCATTTGGCcaattaagtaatattttttaatttgtaattcatTTTAGGAATGGTTGTGTGtgtattttaattgattttagtaATACATCCCAAGATccatttcatcaaaattgagaAACGTTTTTCGTTTTAAGAGTGCACCGAAACAACGGTATGTGAAATCCGTTTTCCTGAATGCTGAAATAGAATACacattctgttttttttttaattttagtaaaacggattgtggaatccgtGGCGGTGGACgatgaaacggaatacacattccgtttttacttcttttttttttgaattttagtgaaacggattgtgaaatccgtttcgttttttttttctgatttttacAGAAACGGATTATGGAATCCGTGTAGGACGCTGAAACGGATTTTAGAATCcattttgagatgtgaaggggGAGCCATGTGACTCCAGAGTAACAGTGCTTCCGTCCCTTAGTGCAGTCCTAAATCACAAGTTTGAAATTCCGAGCTTAAAGCTACAGCTAAGAACCAAAAGGGGTTTGTATGTGTAAGTTGCAATGATTCCATTCAACAAACTTGCATTTGGTTGTTGGCAGCTTCAATTggttgtttaataaaaaaaacatgtggTATTCTACATGCactccttttaaaaaaatataagatatgataagtgttttataaaataatttttttaaaatagatatctaatttatttttaaatttgtaaaattctATAACTAACTTTATACAACCTTTTAATCATGTACTCTGATAGTAAGTGCCATATATTgcttatttgtatttatttagttttgcaTGGTACGAGTATCTATCAagctttttttttctgacagATTAATGGTCCATGAACAACCCCGTAAATTTGCACTACTACTATACagctagttattattattatttttttaatattttagtatacattttaattaaataatttaattttacattttattgcTATTTAAAGTTATTGAAAGGTTGGTGAAGCATAAGACATGGAACGGGAAGAGGAACTACATGAAGCCTTCTTGAGCTCAAGCCATGATGATGAATCATCACACGTAACAAAATCCCGTCTGGAAGAGGTGCTATCGGACACCACCATAGCCTTCTCCAAGCGCATCCTCTCAGCCACATGGATCGAATTCGACCTCCTATTTCTCCTTGCAGGACCTGCAATCATCGTTTATGTCATCAACAACCTCATGTCCCTCGTCACTCAAGCCTTCGCCTTCACACGGATCACCATTTACAAACTTTCTCTTTTCTACTCATAAATAGTTGTGattatgtatttctttttgTGTGTGTAATTGATTTAGCTGGGTATGGGAAGTGCTGTTGAAACTTTATGTGGACAAGCGTACAGAGCTAATAAGCATGAGATGCTGGGCGTGTACATGCAGAGAGCAATTATTGTTTTAGTTGTGACTGGGATTCCATTAACGGTGGCATATATCTTCTGCGAGCCTATTCTTCTGTTGTTGGGTGAACCTCCTGAGCTTGCTTCAGTTGCGGCGGTCTTTGTGTACGGTTTGATCCCGCAGATCTTCGGTTATGCGGTGAACTTCCCATACAGAAGTTTCTGCAGGCGCAGAGTGTGGTGGTGCCAAGCACTTACATATGAAACGGATTTTAGAATCCGTGTAGAATGCTGGAAACGGATTTTAGAATCCATTAACACACAAAATCTAAGTATGAAATTCTGATCCGTTTTACAAACATATTAAATGGATCTCAGAACCCGTAtgcaaaaaaaatatgtaaaaattagACATTTTTGGAAAACGGAATACGAATTCCGTTTCCTGCAAAAGTGAAACGGAATTTGAAAACCATTTTTTACTTGGTAGATCACTTGAGAAAGTGACAA from Vigna unguiculata cultivar IT97K-499-35 chromosome 8, ASM411807v1, whole genome shotgun sequence encodes:
- the LOC114194272 gene encoding cytosolic endo-beta-N-acetylglucosaminidase 1-like, which encodes MSKSKFDPKQPSLPISYPIHELQDLESGSYYQSFHYPFNKASVPIETGYSAPLPDRRRILVCHDMAGGYLDDKWVQGGTNADAYAIWHWHLIDVFVYFSHNLVTLPPPSWTNAAHRHGVKVLGSFITESEKGSAICEKLLSTKESARMYAERLAELAFKLGFDGWLLNMEVELQPKQIPNLKEFISHLSLTTHSSVPGSLVIWYDSVTIEGDLYYQNELNELNRPFFDLCDGLFANYEWEENYPSRSGSVAGDRKFDVYMGIDVFGRGTYGGGQWNTNRALDVVRKGDVSAAIFAPGWVYETKQAPDFETAQNRWWSLVEKSWGIVRKYLRTLPFYTNFDQGRGFHISVDGDQISEATWCNISSQGIQPLLEFADSSTNPIQLLVDLKEASYSGGGNITFKGSLEKDTKFMRRIYEGEFILSESLIHFFYSVKSDSNSSLGIVLKFTSTVNKSMSVLLTSQGIMDDVSSAFTKVVTTNEHKGKAPGWVINEGAIEMKGYVLTEIHALCYRPKVPPREMGLKSRPLGPDHAAVASSTDYFAVLGHVTVKTSNYKPDFPVSSLWLVDGEFINWTSHPPQDSRILSVKISWKLKEGKKFVFQHYNVYVQKLPKVADGNQSTASEHVQEYLGVAHVNCFYVSELKVPPSVSSLKFIIQVFGFDGTNQNLAESPFYQLEVKGP
- the LOC114195140 gene encoding protein DETOXIFICATION 36-like; amino-acid sequence: MEREEELHEAFLSSSHDDESSHVTKSRLEEVLSDTTIAFSKRILSATWIEFDLLFLLAGPAIIVYVINNLMSLLGMGSAVETLCGQAYRANKHEMLGVYMQRAIIVLVVTGIPLTVAYIFCEPILLLLGEPPELASVAAVFVYGLIPQIFGYAVNFPYRSFCRRRVWWCQALTYETDFRIRVECWKRILESINTQNLSMKF